The following coding sequences lie in one Nocardioides sambongensis genomic window:
- a CDS encoding cory-CC-star protein — protein MTLRERWRAFARGLEEFYAGPYRRTLRRAQREEDDLFLTVVLAEALGVPDPAAYQSVELLPAVYEEFHAWHRRIGLDRSPLEHVGCC, from the coding sequence GTGACCCTGCGCGAGCGCTGGCGCGCGTTCGCCAGGGGGCTGGAGGAGTTCTACGCCGGCCCCTACCGGCGGACGCTGCGCCGCGCCCAGCGGGAGGAGGACGACCTCTTCCTCACCGTGGTGCTGGCCGAGGCGCTCGGCGTCCCGGACCCGGCTGCCTACCAGAGCGTCGAGCTGCTGCCGGCGGTCTACGAGGAGTTCCACGCCTGGCACCGGCGGATCGGGCTGGACCGCTCGCCGCTCGAGCACGTCGGATGCTGCTAG